A region from the [Limnothrix rosea] IAM M-220 genome encodes:
- a CDS encoding diguanylate cyclase domain-containing protein codes for MSDYKASILIVDDTPNNLRLLSELLTRQNYKVRKAINGSMALQSIVKQPPDLILLDIQMPDMSGYEVCRQLKADGTTTSIPVIFISALNTTKDKVKAFGLGAVDYIPKPFDENEVLARVKCQLELQELRLNLETKNRTLKQAMKDLELALLESRMLRTDLERANQELIVANHKLGELAIVDSLTQIPNRRRFDEYLDKAWEDCLKAKKPLGLILGDIDCFKRYNDYYGHHMGDHCLYAVAQAVKQSVVLARDLPARYGGEEIAVILPNAGIEEARVVANRILKEVQALGIEHRASDVKNIVSISLGVHSLIPSVDKTIGGFITECDQALYISKEQGRDRLTVFSKISAS; via the coding sequence ATGAGCGATTACAAAGCATCAATTTTGATTGTTGATGACACACCCAATAATTTGCGTTTGTTATCTGAGCTTTTGACGCGGCAAAATTACAAAGTAAGAAAAGCAATTAACGGCTCAATGGCGCTACAGTCCATCGTGAAACAGCCACCAGATCTGATTTTGCTCGATATTCAAATGCCAGATATGAGTGGCTATGAAGTCTGCCGCCAGCTTAAAGCTGATGGTACAACTACTTCAATTCCTGTCATTTTTATCAGTGCTCTCAATACAACGAAAGATAAGGTCAAAGCCTTTGGTCTCGGTGCTGTGGACTATATCCCCAAACCCTTCGATGAAAATGAAGTGCTTGCCCGGGTGAAATGCCAATTAGAACTTCAGGAGCTACGTCTCAATCTTGAAACGAAAAATCGCACTCTCAAGCAAGCGATGAAAGACCTCGAATTAGCCTTACTTGAGTCTAGAATGCTACGCACCGACCTAGAAAGAGCAAATCAAGAACTAATCGTCGCTAACCATAAACTGGGAGAACTGGCGATCGTTGACAGCTTGACCCAAATTCCCAATCGCCGTCGCTTTGATGAATATCTCGATAAAGCTTGGGAAGACTGTCTGAAAGCCAAGAAACCACTCGGTTTGATCCTTGGTGATATTGATTGTTTCAAGCGTTATAACGATTACTATGGCCATCATATGGGTGACCATTGTCTTTACGCTGTAGCTCAAGCGGTTAAACAAAGTGTTGTGCTTGCCCGGGATCTACCGGCACGTTACGGCGGCGAAGAAATTGCGGTGATTTTGCCCAATGCCGGTATTGAGGAAGCTAGGGTTGTGGCGAACCGTATCCTTAAAGAAGTGCAGGCTTTAGGGATTGAACATCGCGCATCTGATGTGAAAAATATTGTCAGTATTAGCCTTGGGGTTCACTCTCTTATTCCCAGCGTAGATAAAACGATTGGTGGGTTTATTACTGAGTGTGATCAGGCTCTGTATATTTCTAAGGAGCAGGGACGCGATCGCCTAACGGTTTTTTCCAAAATTTCAGCCAGTTGA